Proteins encoded within one genomic window of Ranitomeya variabilis isolate aRanVar5 chromosome 4, aRanVar5.hap1, whole genome shotgun sequence:
- the HMX2 gene encoding homeobox protein HMX2 isoform X3 produces the protein MSSKEEATKCPPATLSSFTIQSILQGTTTSGRAKPYSSRAPILTCREPSPSASSAEEEEEEEEEEGWREQRCFCSASDSKEAKDEAPHTCTSHRCLNNTQGPPSSDLRTQLPSPSQQDYTGGKERLLSSSSIPGDRQRDVHGDRQGSAKKKTRTVFSRSQVYQLESTFDMKRYLSSSERACLASSLQLTETQVKTWFQNRRNKWKRQLSAELEAANIAHASAQTLVGMPLVFRDTSVLRVPVPRSIAFPAPLYYSGSNMSLPLYNLYNKLEY, from the exons ATGAGCAGCAAAGAAGAGGCCACTAAGTGCCCCCCAGCCACCCTCTCCAGCTTCACTATCCAGTCCATCCTGCAGGGCACCACCACCTCCGGCCGAGCCAAGCCTTACAGCAGCAGAGCGCCCATCCTCACATGCAGGGAGCCCAGCCCCAGCGCCTCCTcagcagaggaggaagaagaagaagaagaagaggagggaTGGAGGGAGCAGCGCTGCTTCTGCTCTGCATCAGACAGCAAGGAGGCGAAGGATGAAGCCCCCCACACCTGCACTTCACATAGGTGTCTCA ATAACACACAAGGACCACCCAGTTCAGATCTCCGGACTCAGCTGCCCTCTCCATCCCAGCAGGACTATACAGGGGGCAAGGAGAGACTTTTAAGCTCCAGCAGCATACCAGGAGACAGGCAGAGGGACGTTCATGGGGACAGGCAGGGCAGTGCCAAGAAAAAGACCAGGACAGTGTTCTCCAGGAGCCAGGTCTACCAGCTGGAGTCTACGTTTGACATGAAGAGGTATCTCAGCAGCTCAGAGAGGGCTTGTCTGGCCTCCAGCCTCCAACTTACTGAGACTCAAGTTAAGACTTGGTTCCAGAACCGCAGGAACAAATGGAAGAGACAGTTATCTGCTGAATTGGAGGCTGCCAACATAGCCCATGCTTCTGCCCAGACTCTGGTGGGCATGCCCTTAGTATTCAGAGACACTTCTGTTCTGAGGGTACCAGTGCCCAGGTCTATTGCCTTCCCAGCCCCCTTATACTATTCAGGCAGCAACATGTCCTTACCTCTGTATAACCTATACAACAAACTGGAGTACTGA
- the HMX2 gene encoding homeobox protein HMX2 isoform X1, which translates to MLTLQHPAHLAAASWAPKSIHQCRMSSKEEATKCPPATLSSFTIQSILQGTTTSGRAKPYSSRAPILTCREPSPSASSAEEEEEEEEEEGWREQRCFCSASDSKEAKDEAPHTCTSHRCLNNTQGPPSSDLRTQLPSPSQQDYTGGKERLLSSSSIPGDRQRDVHGDRQGSAKKKTRTVFSRSQVYQLESTFDMKRYLSSSERACLASSLQLTETQVKTWFQNRRNKWKRQLSAELEAANIAHASAQTLVGMPLVFRDTSVLRVPVPRSIAFPAPLYYSGSNMSLPLYNLYNKLEY; encoded by the exons GATGAGCAGCAAAGAAGAGGCCACTAAGTGCCCCCCAGCCACCCTCTCCAGCTTCACTATCCAGTCCATCCTGCAGGGCACCACCACCTCCGGCCGAGCCAAGCCTTACAGCAGCAGAGCGCCCATCCTCACATGCAGGGAGCCCAGCCCCAGCGCCTCCTcagcagaggaggaagaagaagaagaagaagaggagggaTGGAGGGAGCAGCGCTGCTTCTGCTCTGCATCAGACAGCAAGGAGGCGAAGGATGAAGCCCCCCACACCTGCACTTCACATAGGTGTCTCA ATAACACACAAGGACCACCCAGTTCAGATCTCCGGACTCAGCTGCCCTCTCCATCCCAGCAGGACTATACAGGGGGCAAGGAGAGACTTTTAAGCTCCAGCAGCATACCAGGAGACAGGCAGAGGGACGTTCATGGGGACAGGCAGGGCAGTGCCAAGAAAAAGACCAGGACAGTGTTCTCCAGGAGCCAGGTCTACCAGCTGGAGTCTACGTTTGACATGAAGAGGTATCTCAGCAGCTCAGAGAGGGCTTGTCTGGCCTCCAGCCTCCAACTTACTGAGACTCAAGTTAAGACTTGGTTCCAGAACCGCAGGAACAAATGGAAGAGACAGTTATCTGCTGAATTGGAGGCTGCCAACATAGCCCATGCTTCTGCCCAGACTCTGGTGGGCATGCCCTTAGTATTCAGAGACACTTCTGTTCTGAGGGTACCAGTGCCCAGGTCTATTGCCTTCCCAGCCCCCTTATACTATTCAGGCAGCAACATGTCCTTACCTCTGTATAACCTATACAACAAACTGGAGTACTGA
- the HMX2 gene encoding homeobox protein HMX2 isoform X2 encodes MMSSKEEATKCPPATLSSFTIQSILQGTTTSGRAKPYSSRAPILTCREPSPSASSAEEEEEEEEEEGWREQRCFCSASDSKEAKDEAPHTCTSHRCLNNTQGPPSSDLRTQLPSPSQQDYTGGKERLLSSSSIPGDRQRDVHGDRQGSAKKKTRTVFSRSQVYQLESTFDMKRYLSSSERACLASSLQLTETQVKTWFQNRRNKWKRQLSAELEAANIAHASAQTLVGMPLVFRDTSVLRVPVPRSIAFPAPLYYSGSNMSLPLYNLYNKLEY; translated from the exons AT GATGAGCAGCAAAGAAGAGGCCACTAAGTGCCCCCCAGCCACCCTCTCCAGCTTCACTATCCAGTCCATCCTGCAGGGCACCACCACCTCCGGCCGAGCCAAGCCTTACAGCAGCAGAGCGCCCATCCTCACATGCAGGGAGCCCAGCCCCAGCGCCTCCTcagcagaggaggaagaagaagaagaagaagaggagggaTGGAGGGAGCAGCGCTGCTTCTGCTCTGCATCAGACAGCAAGGAGGCGAAGGATGAAGCCCCCCACACCTGCACTTCACATAGGTGTCTCA ATAACACACAAGGACCACCCAGTTCAGATCTCCGGACTCAGCTGCCCTCTCCATCCCAGCAGGACTATACAGGGGGCAAGGAGAGACTTTTAAGCTCCAGCAGCATACCAGGAGACAGGCAGAGGGACGTTCATGGGGACAGGCAGGGCAGTGCCAAGAAAAAGACCAGGACAGTGTTCTCCAGGAGCCAGGTCTACCAGCTGGAGTCTACGTTTGACATGAAGAGGTATCTCAGCAGCTCAGAGAGGGCTTGTCTGGCCTCCAGCCTCCAACTTACTGAGACTCAAGTTAAGACTTGGTTCCAGAACCGCAGGAACAAATGGAAGAGACAGTTATCTGCTGAATTGGAGGCTGCCAACATAGCCCATGCTTCTGCCCAGACTCTGGTGGGCATGCCCTTAGTATTCAGAGACACTTCTGTTCTGAGGGTACCAGTGCCCAGGTCTATTGCCTTCCCAGCCCCCTTATACTATTCAGGCAGCAACATGTCCTTACCTCTGTATAACCTATACAACAAACTGGAGTACTGA